From the Jilunia laotingensis genome, the window TATCTATCTTTTTCGGCAGATGCAGTCCGTCAAATGATCATTAATAAACCCCGAAGCCTGCAAGTGAGCGTAACAAATCGTAGTACCGAAGAACTTAAATCCCCGCTTCTTCATATCTTTGCTCATGGCATCGGACTCGGGAGAGGACACCGGAATCTCGCTCATTGACCGAAAAGTGTTGATAATCGGTTTGCGATCAGGGAAGAAGGAAAGCGTGTAGTCATAAAAACTGCCGAACTCCTTTTGTACGGCAAGGAATTGCCTTGCGTTTGTGATTGTCGATTTGATTTTCAGGCGGTTTTTCACAATACCCTCAAAATGCATCAACCGTTCAACGTCTTCATCGGTCATCTGTGCCACCGACTCGGCATCGAAATTACAAAAGGCTTTGCGATACCCTTCACGCTTTTTAAGGATGGTAATCCAACTCAACCCGGCTTGGGCACTCTCCAGTACAAGAAACTCGAACAGTATCTTATCATCCGTCACCAACTTCCCCCACTCTTGATCATGGTATTTCACATACAGTTCGTCTGTCCCGCACCAACCGCAGCGTCCGTCTATTATATCTTGCATAATCATAACATTTGTAATACGGTGTAAAGATAGCCGATTCACTGTACCGTGCCAAAGTTCAAGCAACTTATTATTTCTTTAAAGCCCCTTTTATGCCTATCGTTTCCGATCGGTTAATTCCAAAGCATTGAATTTGCATGCTGCGACACAATCTCCACAAGCAGTACATCTTTCGGGAGATTTTACTGTTATATGTCCACCTTCACCATCGGCCACCATTTCCAATACTCCGCGATGACATTTCTTTAGACAACATCTACATCGGGCGCAATTATCATCAACGATATGAATAACTTTATTCCTTGCACGCTTACATCTAGTGACATGACCGAGTATAAAAAACAAGAACAGGCTTGCCAAAACAATATATAATATATTCATCTCCTTCTCAAATAGTGTTTTAGCGTTTGCCAGTTATATACAATATGACATACCCCGAGAATGGCGAATAGCAGTCCTAATAAGGAATGAATGCCGCCCCATACATACACAGCTTCGAGATCGCATCTCATAACTCCAACCATTTCCCCTGAAATTAGTAATAAGATAAACATTGTAAACAGTGCAATTGAAACGACTGCACGTTTATTGAGCATTTTTTTGTTGTTTGAGTTCATATTCTGTTTCTAAATAATTTGACATCTGTAATAATGCTTCTGTTTCGCCTGCAAAATTACAGATATACGCTTCACCGGGAAATAGAAAAAACGGAGAGAACATTGGACTATTCATGGAATTTCTGCCGGAATGCACCGGGAGACATTCCAGCAACTTTAGAAAACAGACGCGAGAAATAAGTATGATCTTCATATCCCAGAAAGAAGGCGATCTCTCTGACACTCATATCAGTGTAATAGAGCAAGCGTTTCGCTTCCAGAATTATCTGTTGATGTATCCAATAACTTATCGGGAAACCGGTGACGCTCTTTACCGATTCATTCAGATATGAAAGCGAGTAGTTCAGTTTGTCAGCATATTGGCATGGACTTTTCATCGTCCTGAATTTATCGGATAGTAACGCCTTAAACTGATGAGCCATTACTAATGACCGGGATTGGGAAAGATGTGATTCGATTTGCCGTCCTGAATATTGCTCAGCTATAATCCCGATGAATGCATTTGCCAAATTGAGTATCACTCCCTTGCCGAAAGCCGTAGGGCTTCCTTGTAGGGCGACTTGTAGCAAGCAAGCTGTTTGCGTGAGCTTTAATGAAACATCTGCGTCCGAAGGCATTGGTTTTTGTGTTGCAAATTGCTTCTCGAACAGGTTTTTGCAGTTGTTATCGACCAATACCGGATCAATGGCTAAGAACCAACCTTTCATCTTTCGCATCACAGGCGTAAAATGCACCTGATCGGGGCGCACATAAAACAATTGTTTTCCTTGCACCTGTATCGTCTCAAAATCAATTGTAAAAACCGTTTTCTCTGTATCCATGAACAGGAATAAATAATAGTCATCGCGATGAGCCATGTATTTCTCCGGTTTTGTATTACCAGTACACTCGCTATCAGTTTCATAATAGTCGAATTGGATGCCGAGCGGTATGTGAACATCCATTCGGTGAAAAGGGATAACTTGTGGTTTCGTTTTATTCATAATACAAAAGTATCCATTCTAATATATATTACCTATATCCAAATGATTTTATCGCTTATACAACACACCATTTGCGTACAAGTCGTGCGTGAATCAATAATTAGTGTTTACTCAAAAAAAGCACCCCACAAAGTCAGACACAAAACTTTTGGGGTGCAGTCCATAAATCAAAAGGCTCAAAAAAGTTATTCCATCTTTACCGCTGTTCCCGTAGCTGTCACCATCAGCATACTGCCGCTGCTTCCTACAGTTTCATAATCAAGGTCAACGCCTATCACCGCATTTGCACCCAATCGTGCAGCATGGTCTTCCATTTCTTTAATGGCGGTATCTTTGGCCTGACGCAACACCTCTTCATAAGAACCAGCGCGTCCGCCTACAATATCACGGATGCTGGCAAACAGATCACGAAACACGTTGGCACCGATAATTGTCTCGCCCGAAACTATTCCGTAATAGTGAATTATTCGTTTCCCTTCAATAATGGGAGTGGTGGTTACTAACATAATTTTGTCCTTTCTTTATTTAGTTATTCATAACTATTAGACGCAGGAGGCAATAAAAAGTTGCACTCCTGAACCTTTTTTATTGGAATAATCATGTGAAGCAACATCGTATTATTGATCTATTTCTTCCGGGTACTCTTGATTACTTCCTGATTAATCTGCCGTACTTTCTCCAAATCCATCTTCTCCACCCAACGGTCGTATGTTACCAGACCGTTAATTTCATGCTCCACATCCGTAGTCTGGGTATAGATGGCTGTACTCAATCCGAAATAACGGATCATCTGTTCCAGTTCGTTGAGCATTAATACATAAGTATCGCTAAGAACATCTTTATTTATCATCATCTCATAGGCATCATTGCGTACCGGCCACATGTGGTCACGCACAAACAAGCCTTTTCCACCGAATTCTCCCAAAGATGCTGCTCTCTTTTCGTCCGGGCGGGGCATTGCCTGAGGTTCTATCTTACCATAATGATGCATGTCGACAAAATCACCATTGCCCGGATCACCGTAAGCAGGGCGGTAACCGGGGGCATAATTGTATCCGGACAGTCCGTTTACCAAACGGTGTGGGTCATAATCTTTCACCCATGCCGTAATATCTGTCGCCTCAAAAGCTCCCCAGTTCTCATTGAAAGGTACCCACATCACGATGCTGGGCGAGCTGATATGCTGATCGATCATCGTCTTTAATTCTTCACGGAATTGACGGCGCACAGCTACGGAATCGTTCCCATCGGGTTCCCATAAGTTGGGCATATCCTGCCACACCATCAATCCCAACCGGTCGCAATGATAATACCAACGCTGAGGTTCTACTTTGATATGCTTGCGTATCACATTGAAGCCAGCGCGTTTCGCCAATTGGATGTCATAAAGCAATGCTTCGTCCGTGGGTGCGGTGAATATTCCATCCGGCCAATAGCCTTGATCCAAAAGACCAATCTGGAAGACGAATTCCCCATTTAACAAAGGACGGTTCACACCATCTACCTTGCCGATACCCACGGAACGCATACCGAAATAAGAACCGATTTCGTCCAGTACTTTTCCTTTCCGGTCTTTCAGTTGCAGTGTCA encodes:
- a CDS encoding DNA-3-methyladenine glycosylase I, which produces MQDIIDGRCGWCGTDELYVKYHDQEWGKLVTDDKILFEFLVLESAQAGLSWITILKKREGYRKAFCNFDAESVAQMTDEDVERLMHFEGIVKNRLKIKSTITNARQFLAVQKEFGSFYDYTLSFFPDRKPIINTFRSMSEIPVSSPESDAMSKDMKKRGFKFFGTTICYAHLQASGFINDHLTDCICRKR
- a CDS encoding ATP-binding protein codes for the protein MNILYIVLASLFLFFILGHVTRCKRARNKVIHIVDDNCARCRCCLKKCHRGVLEMVADGEGGHITVKSPERCTACGDCVAACKFNALELTDRKR
- a CDS encoding helix-turn-helix domain-containing protein, which translates into the protein MNKTKPQVIPFHRMDVHIPLGIQFDYYETDSECTGNTKPEKYMAHRDDYYLFLFMDTEKTVFTIDFETIQVQGKQLFYVRPDQVHFTPVMRKMKGWFLAIDPVLVDNNCKNLFEKQFATQKPMPSDADVSLKLTQTACLLQVALQGSPTAFGKGVILNLANAFIGIIAEQYSGRQIESHLSQSRSLVMAHQFKALLSDKFRTMKSPCQYADKLNYSLSYLNESVKSVTGFPISYWIHQQIILEAKRLLYYTDMSVREIAFFLGYEDHTYFSRLFSKVAGMSPGAFRQKFHE
- a CDS encoding heavy metal-binding domain-containing protein, which encodes MLVTTTPIIEGKRIIHYYGIVSGETIIGANVFRDLFASIRDIVGGRAGSYEEVLRQAKDTAIKEMEDHAARLGANAVIGVDLDYETVGSSGSMLMVTATGTAVKME
- a CDS encoding glycoside hydrolase family 2 protein, whose product is MKKNVLVYFLMGFLFLGGTTCTKAQTVKKFTLPTPWTETALQAETPLPEYPRPQMVRSEWLNLNGTWDYMGGKNCPDPVTATIPPVFPARPEQIRVPFPPEAELSGIARKDECNLWYQRKFVLPKEWKGKSVLINFGAVDRISTVFVNGRKAGTHTGGYNAFTFDITPYLKQGENQLIVGAYDPNDGKAACGKNGPRGDYTYTSGIWQTVWLEPVEKEYISQIKIVPDVKNNRLEVIAYTARPGLKVTAIAKDGSTEVAKADGMSGNRFYIPVPSPRLWSPEDPFLYDLTLQLKDRKGKVLDEIGSYFGMRSVGIGKVDGVNRPLLNGEFVFQIGLLDQGYWPDGIFTAPTDEALLYDIQLAKRAGFNVIRKHIKVEPQRWYYHCDRLGLMVWQDMPNLWEPDGNDSVAVRRQFREELKTMIDQHISSPSIVMWVPFNENWGAFEATDITAWVKDYDPHRLVNGLSGYNYAPGYRPAYGDPGNGDFVDMHHYGKIEPQAMPRPDEKRAASLGEFGGKGLFVRDHMWPVRNDAYEMMINKDVLSDTYVLMLNELEQMIRYFGLSTAIYTQTTDVEHEINGLVTYDRWVEKMDLEKVRQINQEVIKSTRKK